A region of Mauremys mutica isolate MM-2020 ecotype Southern chromosome 24, ASM2049712v1, whole genome shotgun sequence DNA encodes the following proteins:
- the CNN2 gene encoding calponin-2 gives MSSSQFNKGPSYGLSAEVKSRLAQKYDPQKEAELRIWIESITGKEIGPDFQLGLKDGVILCELMNKLQPGSVRKINRSAQTWHQLENLSNFIKAMVQYGMNPVDLFEANDFFETGNMTQVQVCLLALAGMAKTKGIQSDVDIGVKYSEKQQRNFDDAKMKAGQCVIGLQMGTNKCASQSGMTAYGTRRHLYDPKNQILAPMDHSTISLQMGTNKCASQVGMTAPGTRRHIYDTKMGTEKCDNTSMSLQMGSNQGANQSGQIFGLGRQIYDPKYCPQGNAGDVANAVYDQSTDPPEYHYYREEEGY, from the exons ctTGCCCAGAAGTACGATCCCCAGAAGGAGGCTGAGCTGAGGATATGGATCGAGAGCATCACCGGGAAGGAGATCGGCCCCGATTTCCAGTTGGGGCTGAAGGATGGAGTGATCCTCTGCGA GCTCATGAACAAGCTGCAGCCAGGCTCAGTGAGGAAGATCAACCGCTCGGCTCAGACCTGGCACCAG CTGGAGAACCTCTCCAACTTCATCAAGGCCATGGTTCAGTACGGCATGAACCCCGTCGACCTCTTTGAAGCCAATGACTTCTTCGAGACCGGGAACATGACGCAGGTGCAGGTGTGCCTGCTGGCTCTGGCAGGCATG GCAAAGACCAAGGGGATACAAAGCGATGTGGACATCGGGGTGAAATACTCGGAGAAACAACAGAGGAACTTTGACGATGCAAAAATGAAGGCCGGCCAGTGTGTCATCGGGCTTCag ATGGGCACAAACAAGTGTGCAAGCCAGTCTGGCATGACGGCCTACGGCACCAGGAGACATCTCTATGATCCCAAAAACCAGATCCTGGCCCCCATGGACCATTCCACCATCAGCCTTCAGATGGGCACCAACAAGTGTGCCAGCCAG GTGGGCATGACGGCTCCTGGCACGAGGAGACACATCTACGACACCAAAATGGGCACCGAGAAGTGCGACAACACCTCCATGTCCCTCCAGATGGGCTccaaccagggagccaatcagagcggccagatcttcggcctgGGCCGACAGATCTACGATCCCAAGTACTGTCCCCAGGGCAATGCCGGTGACGTGGCCAACGCAGTGTACGACCAGAGCACGGACCCACCGGAGTACCACTACTACCGAGAAGAGGAGGGCTACTGA